One Drosophila ananassae strain 14024-0371.13 chromosome XR, ASM1763931v2, whole genome shotgun sequence genomic window, CATCACATGGCCGGAAAGACGATAAGATGGTCACGATTGGAGGAATGCTGGTTTGGCAACCGACCCGATGCAGCCTCTGATTTCCCACACTTGATTCACGGACAGGTGGCTCCAAACCCGATCTGCCCACTGACTCGGACACCGCCTAATTAGCCCTGCATTTACAGATCAAGAAATATGAGCAGAGATTTTCCGAGAAAACTTGGTCTACGGACTAGCGACAGGTTTCGAAGAGCCCATGTCGCATGCCACCCGAGTAGCTCTCATCGCTCATTCGCCCCGTTGGCCAATTTACAATGTTTGTGgccaaaacaataacaatattaTAATAGGTTTACAAGTGGTATGTGGAATGGGCCTGGCTTGCGCAAGCCTATATGATGGCCATCATCGTAGCCCCAAGATGAATCTGCAGGCCGGTTGACAACAGATTCGATTCCGACTGGCACTCACCTTGAAATCGCTGGgcttggattggattggattcaTTTTGATTCGATTAGGCTGGcttgggatgggatgggatgggatgggctGGGCTGGGTCTCTGCTTTATGACAGACTGCCGGCCGCCTTGTGAGGCAACTCTCCGCCGCCCGTGTATGCAAATGACAAAACCTCAACCTAAAACTATGTAAAActgaaacgaaaacgaaaactgAAAATATGAAAGCAGCACTGCGAGAAAAGAGGTACAAATCTAGAAGTATTTGAATGAAATGTTGAAGGGAGTCACTTCGGAAGTGAGTTATGGAGAGAGGAGAAAGGGATTCTTTAGATTCTACTTCCTTACATGTTGGTTTAAGTATAGAACCTGTTGGAAATCGTAGTTAAATAGCTATTACTTCAGACTATGGCACATCATACTCCCATTTTCTTCCTGCAGCATAGGGCTCTGTTGTCCCTCCGTTGgattctctcagtgtagctGGCTTACCATTTTCATGCTAATTGTGGGAGCCTCTGTCGGAATTTCGGAAATGCAGCACAAGTCGGAGCCCGACTGGAAACTGGAAACAGCATTACCGCATAatcgaaaacgaaaacgaaaccaaaaaccaaaattccGAAATCGCAAAAGAAGAACCTCGTCGGCAGATGGGGAGTTTTTGGCTGGGTGCGCCGCCCCATCCGAATCTTAGGCCAGCCGAGCAGACCACTGGCCACCAGACTTGGTGAAAATGAATCGAAAGCTAATGCTGATGGGTCTGGGTGGTTTGGAAATCTTAATGAAACGCCTTTGTTCGCCCATGATCGCTTAATCGCTCCGCTTACATCGTATAAAAGACTAGCCCGCCGATCGATCGGACATCAGTCTCGTCTCTGCTCATCTCAGCACTCAAGGCGTTATCTCCGGGAATCGGTATCACCTCACCAAGTGGAATTGTAGTCAGCATGAAGGTGAGATATCCTTGGATATGGACTCGGacctctatatttttttttgagtgaTCAAGAGTGACAAAAACCTACAAACACAGTGAAAATGTTTCAAAACACATTCTGAAATTCAATCAAAACTTTTGGAAATCATACCGAATGTTtcaaaaaccttttttttgaaATCCTATACATTTAGGAGCGATTTTCAATCAGAATCAGATAATATGGATATACGAATTATGATTGAAAAGAACCTTAATGCTACAAGAGATTGAGAATCCACGAAATGTGCCTCCtagtcttaaaaataatagtcTGGGAAGGACTAATCCTGAAAATGCACTAACCACAATGCTTCATCTCCTTCCAGGTCTTCGTTTGTATGTGTGCTCTGTTCGCTGTGGCCAACGCTGGCTTCCTGGGTCTCCTTGGAGGCGGCGGAggaggtggcggcggcggcggagcCAACCTGAAGGGCGGATTCAGCCTGAGCGGCGGTGGTAACGGTGGAGGCGGTGGCAACGGAGGCGGAAGCTACCACGGAggtggcggcggtggtggtggctaCCATGGCGGACACGGTCCCAGTGGCCCGGTCCAAGTCGTCAAGGTCATCCACCAGCAGGGCGGCGGATACTCCGGTGGCTACTCCTCTGGAGGATACTCCGCTGGCTCCAGCTATGGCGGCGGCTACGGCTACGAGGCTGCTCCCCAGGTCATCAAGGTGAAGGTCATCTCCGgaggcagcagcggcggccaTGGACCCGCTCCCGGACCCGTCTACCTTCCCCCCGTTGCTGGCCCCGCCCCATCCTCCGTGAAGGTCATCAAGGTCCTGCAGGAGTCCGCCCCTCTGGTCAGCGCTCCTCTGGTTGAGAGTGCTCCTCAGATCGTCAAGGTGGTGAACGTTGCTTCCGGCCCTGCTCCGGCTCCTGCCTTCATCGGAGGCGGTGGCGCTTCTGTCGGTGGCGGAGCTGTGTCCCAGGTCATCAAGGTCGTCCACGAGAGCCAGGAGGGCGGATACTCTTCGGGCGGCGGATACTCTTCCGGTGGCGGATACGCTTCGGGTGCTGGCTACTCCGGCGGTGTCACCAAGGTGGTCCGCGTTATCCATGAGCACTCTGCCCCAGTGGCTGCCGCTCCTGCCTACGCTCCCATCGATGTGCCCACCCCAGTGGCTGCTCCGGTGTCTTCCTACCTGCCCCCTGTTCAGGAAGTCGCTGCTCCCGCTCCAGTCTATGCTCCTGCCCCAGTGGTTGCTCCTGCTCCGGTGTACGCcgctcctgctccagctccagttTACTCCgccccagctccagctccagtttACTCTGCCCCAGCACCAGCTCCAGTTTACTCTgccccagctccagctccagtttACTCTgccccagctccagctccagtttACTCCGCCCCAGCTCCGGCTCCAGTATACTCTGCCCCAGCTCCGGCTCCAGTTTACTCTGCCCCAGCTCCGGCTCCAGTTTACTCcgctcctgctccagctccagctccagtttACGCAGCTCCAGCACCAGCGCCCGTCCTGAGCGTGCCCCATCCCGCTCCGGCGCCGGTCTTCGCCCCCGAGGAGCCCGTCCTGCCAGTGGGCCACGCCCCCGCCCAGACCTACGGCCCACCCGCCTACTAGAGAGGATCCTTCCTGCTACTACATCGAGCACCCTACCATTCCTACACAACGCCATGAGTTTAATTTAAGACATTTTTTTTACCACGCATTTTTTTGTTAGAAAATTAAAAGAGAAATTCCAAAAAACGCTAAACGTTTATTATAATTAGGGATAGCTATCGAAGAAATAGACACCGTAAACTTGACCTTCGGGGAACAGGTTTGGGGTTTCCACACTGGGAAAAATAGCGGCGCCTGGCGCCTGGTGGCTGGTGGTTGGTGGTTGCAATCGTTATGCAATTTTCCATTAGGCCATTTAACGAAAGTGTGTGGAAATTGGTCGATTTCGTACTATTACTAATTTATATTACAAAATTGATTAGCGCTCGAGAGCAGCCGAGAGACCAGGCTGGCTAATTCGTCTTGAGGCTGGGCCAGAATTTGCATAAGAAAGTTGGCGGGAGCAGCACATTCCAGCGCACAAAAGAAACGCCTTTAAATATGATTAAAGGCTAGAGGCCAGTGGATTAGCATAACGAGAGTACCACAGGGCGAGGAAATATCACACATTTCTCTTCGGCGAATGTTTAATCACTGAATTGGCAgcgaaacagaaaaaaaattacaaaaaaacaatcgAAGACTGTGACGAGGCGACGTTTGAAGTTGTTTGGTGATCACGGTCATTAATACGGATATTATGATTCgcttttttattgtttcatAACGCCTTGCTTTTAAAGAGGATCGTTTatgttttattaatttcagACACAAAACATCGGTTTGTGGATGTTGGTGGCGGTGTGtgtggtgttgttgctattattgttgttgattACGTCTATTCGGCAGCCTTGACTAACGCCTCGGCGACTTCCACGGCGATGGCAGCCTCAGCCTTGGCCTGCAAAGAGGAATAAGGACATTACATTAGTTATGGTCTGGTATTTTGAACAAGAACTCCGTAAAGCTAAGAACTTTTTCACAAATGGTATTTAAAAGTATTCTGACAGTCtatctttctttctttctttctttatcTTTCCTATTTCAGTTCTTATAATCATACGTAGAAGTTAAAGACTCTTAAAACATAACTGATGTTGGGGCTTTAGGTTCTTTTGTAAAATGAATCAAGGAATGGTTTCCTCACATAGAAGTCTATCATGGAGATGCCTACTTCAACATAAGCCCGACACGATAAACCCTCACAAGATGATGAAAACTTTGCAATAGAATCTTATCTATCGCTAACACTATATCGCACCTTCTCGTCACCAGCAGAGCTCAACTGCGACTGGTACTTGGTAAGCAGCTGGCGAGCCTCGTTAATGTCAATGTCCTCGACATTGTGCGCCTCCTCGGCGAGCACCTGGACAGAGGAGTCATCGTTGACGGTGACAGAGCCGCTGGAGATGAAGAACTTGATCAGCTTGCCGTCGTTCTCCACCACCTGGACCACTCCGGGCTTCAGGACAGCTGGAAGTCAAATAATTGGGTGATATAACAAGATCGCAAGCGGAGAAGTGGCCCATGAAGGGGCAAGAACTTACCGAGGGTGGGCACGTGCTTAGCCAGGATACCGAAGGAGCCAGAGAAGGATGGCACATCGATTTGGCGCACCACGGCGGCATCGTAGAATGTCTTGTTGGCGGCAGCGAAGGTCAGCTTCATCTCGTCGGAGTAGCTGCGGGACTGGACCATGCGGGCGCCACGGGTGGCCAACAAACGGGCAGTCTTGGAGAACGACATTATGCTCTGTAGAAGGAAAAGAGATTTGCACCAGTTAAGTAGGAATACCTATTCATAATAACAAATAACCGATATTATGTAACTTTGTAGGTTAGGCGGCTGGACTAGCGGATCCCTTCCAGGTCCAGTTTAATCGGGCTCTCGCTCTGACGCCAATTTGGGAACCTGTAAAGTCGCTTTTTCTCTGCATGGCCTAACCTTTTTCTAGTTTTGAGTGATCTCGAAcaaaaaaacagagaaaacTTTTACAATCTGTCGTAAGTGCCGCTGTTTTTGCCAAAATGCCAGTGTGGCCAGATTTTGGATGGACTAACATCGATGGAAAAATCGATATATAGAACATCGATATTTGTACCCCTTTTGGTGTTTAAAATGTGTTTTACATTCTCATGGCGCTTGAAAACAATTGGTTCTTTATTAATATGAATAAATTTAACTCTAAAATTGTGATTTTACCTTGTTCCTTTTTCTTAATTTCCACAAATTTGGTATTTTcggtattttcttttttatccaATTGGAGTTCTAGAGTTGTCAGGCCAATAGGAAAGGCAAGTGACCAGATTTTCGGATAAGACATTCGATGGCCATTAAACCAagtttactttaaaataaaggaCTCGTTTTTATATTAAGAAGGATAGATATACGTTATCAATgtt contains:
- the LOC6501870 gene encoding skin secretory protein xP2, producing MKVFVCMCALFAVANAGFLGLLGGGGGGGGGGGANLKGGFSLSGGGNGGGGGNGGGSYHGGGGGGGGYHGGHGPSGPVQVVKVIHQQGGGYSGGYSSGGYSAGSSYGGGYGYEAAPQVIKVKVISGGSSGGHGPAPGPVYLPPVAGPAPSSVKVIKVLQESAPLVSAPLVESAPQIVKVVNVASGPAPAPAFIGGGGASVGGGAVSQVIKVVHESQEGGYSSGGGYSSGGGYASGAGYSGGVTKVVRVIHEHSAPVAAAPAYAPIDVPTPVAAPVSSYLPPVQEVAAPAPVYAPAPVVAPAPVYAAPAPAPVYSAPAPAPVYSAPAPAPVYSAPAPAPVYSAPAPAPVYSAPAPAPVYSAPAPAPVYSAPAPAPVYSAPAPAPAPVYAAPAPAPVLSVPHPAPAPVFAPEEPVLPVGHAPAQTYGPPAY
- the LOC6501965 gene encoding ATP synthase subunit delta, mitochondrial, coding for MSFSKTARLLATRGARMVQSRSYSDEMKLTFAAANKTFYDAAVVRQIDVPSFSGSFGILAKHVPTLAVLKPGVVQVVENDGKLIKFFISSGSVTVNDDSSVQVLAEEAHNVEDIDINEARQLLTKYQSQLSSAGDEKAKAEAAIAVEVAEALVKAAE